Proteins from a single region of Cytophagaceae bacterium:
- a CDS encoding amidohydrolase, with amino-acid sequence MKKTFLLILLLSVGSFAQKRPVDLMISNAKVYTVNAAFKIETAFVVDKGRIVEVSSLSNLQKKFSPKKTIDLGGKAVFPGFYDPHSHFIGFGEMLSQCDLVGAESFEEILERLKEFRIKNPDNEWIIGRGWDQNDWKIKEFPNNEALDAIFPDIPVMLTRIDGHALLANSKALQLAKISPASKVPGGAVEVLDGQLTGILIDNAMGLLKRVMPGETEAQMRKMILEAQKECFKVGLTTVSEAGASQEDIELLMKMHNEGSLKIRDYVMVSVGLRNLDYFTKRGIIKTDRINVRSFKIYGDGALGSRGACLLKPYSDDPGNSGFLLTSKNEMDKFFEQIYKSDYQANTHCIGDSANRLVLDLYGKYLKQKNNRRWRIEHCQVVNPSDVPKFSKFSIIPSVQATHATSDMYWAGKRLGAEREKHAYAFNDLMKQNGVLANGSDFPVEYINPLFSFHAAVARQDAKNWPEGGFQNENAISRKEALKAMTLWSAYANFEEKERGSIEQGKMADFVVLEEDIMTIELSKIRSVKVLQTWVGGERVY; translated from the coding sequence ATGAAAAAAACTTTTTTACTAATATTGCTTTTGAGTGTTGGTTCCTTCGCCCAAAAACGCCCTGTTGATTTAATGATAAGCAATGCGAAAGTTTACACAGTCAATGCGGCTTTTAAAATTGAAACAGCATTTGTGGTCGATAAAGGGAGAATTGTTGAGGTTTCATCATTAAGCAATTTGCAAAAAAAGTTTTCCCCAAAAAAAACAATTGATTTAGGAGGAAAGGCGGTCTTCCCTGGATTTTATGATCCACATTCTCATTTTATTGGTTTTGGTGAAATGCTCTCGCAATGTGATTTGGTGGGAGCTGAATCTTTTGAAGAGATTTTAGAAAGACTAAAAGAATTTAGAATCAAAAATCCGGACAACGAATGGATAATTGGTCGTGGCTGGGACCAGAACGATTGGAAAATTAAAGAATTTCCCAATAACGAAGCTCTGGATGCGATTTTTCCGGATATACCAGTGATGCTGACAAGAATAGATGGTCATGCACTTTTGGCCAATTCAAAAGCTTTACAATTAGCCAAAATTTCTCCAGCATCCAAAGTGCCTGGCGGGGCAGTGGAGGTTCTGGATGGTCAGCTAACTGGGATTTTGATTGACAATGCCATGGGTTTGCTCAAAAGGGTGATGCCAGGCGAGACAGAAGCTCAAATGCGAAAAATGATATTGGAAGCTCAAAAAGAATGCTTTAAAGTGGGTCTAACAACCGTTTCTGAAGCAGGAGCGAGCCAGGAAGATATAGAGTTATTGATGAAAATGCACAACGAAGGCTCCCTCAAAATCCGGGATTACGTGATGGTGTCAGTTGGTTTGAGAAATTTGGATTATTTCACCAAAAGAGGTATTATAAAAACAGACCGTATCAATGTGCGGTCATTTAAAATCTATGGTGATGGGGCATTGGGCTCTAGAGGTGCCTGCCTGTTGAAACCTTACAGTGATGACCCCGGTAATTCAGGATTTTTACTAACTTCAAAAAACGAGATGGATAAGTTTTTTGAGCAAATATATAAATCTGACTATCAGGCAAATACTCACTGTATCGGCGATTCTGCCAATCGATTGGTATTGGATCTTTATGGGAAATATTTAAAACAAAAAAATAATCGTCGCTGGCGAATCGAGCACTGCCAGGTAGTTAACCCATCAGATGTGCCTAAATTTTCCAAATTTTCCATTATTCCTTCGGTGCAGGCTACTCATGCTACTTCTGACATGTATTGGGCGGGGAAACGGCTCGGTGCGGAAAGGGAAAAACATGCGTATGCATTCAATGATTTGATGAAGCAAAATGGTGTTTTGGCAAATGGGAGCGATTTTCCTGTTGAGTACATTAATCCCCTTTTTAGTTTTCATGCCGCAGTAGCCCGTCAGGATGCTAAAAATTGGCCTGAAGGAGGATTCCAAAACGAAAACGCCATTTCAAGAAAAGAAGCTTTGAAAGCCATGACACTCTGGAGTGCTTATGCCAATTTCGAAGAAAAAGAAAGAGGAAGTATAGAACAGGGTAAAATGGCTGATTTTGTGGTACTTGAAGAAGATATTATGACCATAGAGTTGTCCAAAATCAGGTCAGTAAAAGTGCTTCAAACCTGGGTTGGTGGAGAGAGGGTTTATTGA
- a CDS encoding trypsin-like peptidase domain-containing protein — MFSDAYKLASKYTFPVLISSKLMDGTLESGVGAFVIINEEGWFMTAAHVLSGMLAHQQHVVQYQEFIKQKTNTSVSPNPKWILQHSVWFGADHHKVNSFHILQDNDLAIGKIENYNPDFVKQYPKFINSSRISPGTSLCKLGFPFYDVKVSYNENMRSFIYDQSIFPIPMFPIDGIMTRNIISGKSQDGIFEFKWLETSSPGLRGQSGGPTFDKDGNIWALQSQTRHLPLGFSPKIKKDEIEIEENQFLNVGWGVHVETILKFLDFHKVKYYSA, encoded by the coding sequence ATGTTTTCAGATGCCTATAAACTAGCCTCAAAATATACTTTTCCCGTTTTAATTTCATCAAAATTGATGGACGGAACCTTGGAAAGTGGTGTGGGGGCTTTTGTAATTATTAACGAGGAAGGCTGGTTTATGACGGCAGCCCATGTATTGAGTGGCATGTTGGCCCATCAACAACATGTGGTTCAATATCAGGAATTTATCAAACAGAAAACGAATACTTCAGTTAGTCCAAATCCAAAATGGATTCTCCAACATTCGGTTTGGTTTGGAGCCGACCACCACAAAGTCAATAGTTTTCATATTTTACAAGATAATGATCTGGCCATAGGGAAAATCGAAAATTATAACCCTGATTTTGTAAAACAATACCCAAAATTTATCAACTCATCGCGTATCAGTCCGGGTACGTCATTGTGTAAGCTTGGCTTTCCTTTTTATGATGTAAAAGTAAGTTACAATGAAAACATGCGGAGCTTTATATACGATCAGTCCATTTTTCCGATTCCGATGTTTCCAATCGACGGTATCATGACCAGAAACATAATTTCGGGTAAAAGTCAGGATGGAATATTTGAGTTTAAGTGGCTGGAAACCAGTTCTCCGGGTTTACGAGGCCAAAGCGGCGGACCAACTTTTGACAAAGATGGAAATATTTGGGCTTTGCAATCTCAAACCCGCCACTTACCTCTGGGTTTTTCTCCCAAAATAAAAAAAGATGAGATTGAAATAGAAGAAAATCAATTCCTGAATGTGGGTTGGGGTGTTCATGTCGAAACCATTTTGAAATTTTTGGATTTCCACAAAGTGAAATATTATTCTGCTTAA